In one window of Methanoculleus chikugoensis DNA:
- a CDS encoding 4Fe-4S binding protein, producing the protein MRSIIYYLREFLRPEWIRKFFFAKTAPLETPSYFKGYPTLTGNECTACLSCMMICPAPKAIAVLRTRDGWEPEIYPGHCIRCGLCVEACPEGVLSSGRILDVTRRDGTAFWSWYHLQVDDNLCMRCGNCCVSCPVNREIDPQLAGSGTSSSDEVIMRVEGGRVRILHEEKCTGCKTCETQCPNRAIRVARMVEGVQIGEAEV; encoded by the coding sequence ATGCGATCGATCATCTACTATCTGCGAGAGTTCCTCCGACCGGAATGGATCCGGAAGTTCTTCTTCGCGAAGACCGCGCCGCTCGAGACCCCCTCCTACTTCAAGGGCTACCCGACCCTGACGGGGAACGAGTGCACGGCGTGCCTCTCCTGCATGATGATCTGCCCCGCGCCCAAGGCGATCGCGGTTCTCCGCACGAGGGACGGGTGGGAGCCGGAGATCTACCCCGGCCACTGTATCCGGTGCGGCCTCTGCGTCGAGGCGTGCCCCGAGGGCGTTCTCTCGAGCGGCCGGATCCTCGACGTCACCCGGCGCGACGGGACGGCGTTCTGGTCGTGGTATCACCTCCAGGTCGACGACAACCTCTGCATGCGGTGCGGAAACTGTTGCGTCTCATGCCCGGTCAACCGGGAGATCGACCCGCAGCTTGCAGGGTCGGGGACATCCTCAAGCGACGAGGTGATCATGCGGGTCGAGGGCGGCCGCGTGCGGATCCTCCACGAGGAGAAGTGCACGGGGTGCAAGACCTGCGAGACCCAGTGCCCCAACCGCGCGATCCGGGTCGCCCGGATGGTGGAAGGGGTGCAGATCGGGGAGGCGGAGGTATGA
- a CDS encoding molybdopterin dinucleotide binding domain-containing protein, whose product MSFLMITGRTVNQGVTVENKTSPEYAAETSTCFMHEFDMMELGLDDGDAIRVTGPCGDVVMRAAASLEVEMGTVFVPYGPYANHIVAAGTRSTGMPDFKSHEVEIEPTDEEPKLVHKLMEDLGGLAYDR is encoded by the coding sequence ATGAGTTTCCTCATGATCACCGGGAGGACGGTGAACCAGGGCGTGACCGTCGAGAACAAGACGTCGCCCGAGTACGCGGCCGAGACCTCGACCTGCTTCATGCACGAGTTCGATATGATGGAACTCGGGCTCGACGACGGAGACGCGATCCGGGTGACCGGGCCGTGCGGCGATGTCGTCATGCGGGCGGCGGCGTCGCTGGAAGTGGAGATGGGAACCGTCTTCGTCCCCTACGGGCCCTACGCAAACCACATCGTCGCCGCCGGCACCCGGTCCACCGGGATGCCGGACTTCAAGTCCCACGAGGTGGAGATCGAACCGACCGACGAAGAGCCGAAACTGGTTCACAAACTGATGGAAGACCTGGGAGGCCTCGCCTATGATCGTTAA
- a CDS encoding formylmethanofuran dehydrogenase subunit B, protein MIVKDAVCPFCGCLCDDIEVEVEGNRVVAVTNACELGMTKFMGEKRLKNPILRVENEWKDITYDEAIRYAADMLLSAERPLLYGWSGTHGEAQCVGVHMAELIHGVIDNTSSVCHGPSILAIQEVGHPGCTLGVVKNRADLVIYWGSNPIDAHPRHLSRYTRYAEGFFLENAFRDRKVIVVDVRKTETANIADEFVQIKPGGDYAVLSALRAIVQGKTDTIPRTVAGVTREQLIRVANLCKSAKFGAVYFGLGLTMTQGKYKNIRNAIEFISELNRHTKFTISAMRGHYNVYGSNEVNTWMTGYPFGIDFSRGIAFYNPGETTAVDILARKECDAALIVGSDPAAHFPRKCLEHLAEIPVVQLDPYPNATTAFCNVQIPVAVTGIDAEGTAYRMDGVPIRTRRVLSTDYLSDEEVLSRMYALMQEEPRP, encoded by the coding sequence ATGATCGTTAAGGACGCGGTCTGCCCGTTCTGCGGATGCCTCTGCGACGACATCGAGGTGGAGGTCGAAGGGAACCGGGTGGTCGCCGTCACGAACGCCTGCGAGCTCGGGATGACGAAGTTCATGGGCGAGAAGAGGCTGAAGAACCCGATCCTGCGCGTCGAAAACGAGTGGAAGGATATCACCTACGACGAGGCCATCCGGTACGCCGCCGATATGCTTCTATCCGCCGAGCGGCCGCTCCTCTACGGGTGGAGCGGCACCCACGGGGAGGCGCAGTGCGTGGGGGTGCATATGGCCGAACTCATCCATGGCGTCATCGACAACACCTCCTCGGTCTGCCACGGCCCCTCGATCCTCGCCATCCAGGAGGTCGGGCACCCGGGATGCACGCTCGGGGTGGTGAAGAACCGGGCGGATCTCGTCATCTACTGGGGATCGAACCCGATCGACGCCCATCCCCGCCACCTTTCGCGTTACACGCGGTACGCGGAAGGGTTCTTCCTCGAGAACGCCTTCCGCGACCGGAAGGTGATCGTCGTCGACGTCCGGAAGACCGAGACCGCGAACATCGCCGACGAGTTCGTCCAGATCAAACCCGGCGGGGACTATGCGGTGCTCTCGGCGCTCCGGGCGATCGTCCAGGGGAAGACGGACACGATCCCGCGGACGGTCGCGGGCGTCACCCGCGAACAGCTTATCCGGGTGGCAAACCTCTGCAAATCCGCGAAGTTCGGGGCGGTTTACTTCGGGCTCGGGCTCACGATGACGCAGGGGAAGTACAAGAACATCCGGAACGCCATCGAATTCATATCGGAGTTGAACCGGCACACGAAGTTCACCATCTCGGCGATGCGCGGCCACTACAACGTCTACGGTTCGAACGAAGTGAACACGTGGATGACCGGCTACCCCTTCGGGATCGACTTCTCGCGGGGGATCGCCTTCTACAACCCGGGAGAGACGACGGCGGTGGATATTCTCGCCCGGAAGGAGTGCGACGCGGCGCTGATCGTCGGGAGCGACCCGGCCGCCCATTTCCCGCGGAAGTGTCTCGAACACCTCGCCGAGATCCCGGTCGTCCAGCTCGACCCCTACCCGAACGCCACCACCGCGTTCTGCAACGTCCAGATCCCGGTCGCGGTGACCGGTATCGACGCGGAAGGAACCGCCTACCGGATGGACGGGGTGCCGATCCGGACGAGGCGAGTCCTCTCGACCGACTACCTCTCCGACGAGGAGGTTCTCTCCCGGATGTATGCCCTGATGCAGGAGGAACCCCGTCCATGA
- a CDS encoding formylmethanofuran dehydrogenase subunit A, with translation MTELLVKNACVIDPLSGINGEVMDLAIRDGKIVEEVSDAAEVVDAHGMLTMPGGIDSHTHICGTKVNFGRYMSPEDMRAGRTPRRGAMHATSGYSVPTTYGNSYRYSVMGYTTLLEGAMAPLEARHTHEEFSYTPLQDTMANTLFDGNWGILEAIRDGDTKRVAAIIAWTLSAVKGFGVKLTNPGGTEAWQWGKNVTCIRDPVPYFEVTPAEIIRSVVEANELLHLPHSVHLHCNNLGTPGNYTCTLGSFGLIPDLNKKRQTLYATHVQFHAYGGSGWKDFCSKSEPIANFVNMRPQIVMDMGQVMFGRTTTMTADGPMEFNLYRLHHDKWSNHDVELETGSGIIPVVYRRKNLVNSIMWAIGLELALLTKSPWQCLLTTDNPNGAPFVKYPEIIALLMSKRYRDAEFATIHPDTGSRVPLPAIERELDWHEIAVMTRAGAARALGIQDLGKGHLAPGADADVAIYPLKIDEVDPSAEYQRVIDGFSRTEYTIKRGRVVARRGECLVDGSNATFWVAPKVSEAYDMGKDPDFIEKFDRYYTVRMRNYPVQDEYLTRSRCIETEADL, from the coding sequence ATGACCGAACTCCTGGTGAAGAACGCCTGCGTGATCGATCCGCTCAGCGGGATCAACGGCGAGGTGATGGATCTTGCCATCCGGGACGGGAAGATCGTCGAGGAGGTGAGCGATGCCGCAGAGGTGGTCGACGCTCACGGGATGCTCACGATGCCGGGCGGGATCGACTCCCACACCCATATCTGCGGGACGAAGGTGAACTTCGGGCGCTACATGAGCCCGGAGGATATGCGGGCGGGAAGAACGCCCCGCCGGGGGGCGATGCACGCCACCTCCGGCTACAGCGTCCCGACGACCTACGGCAACAGCTACCGCTACAGCGTGATGGGCTACACCACCCTGCTCGAAGGCGCGATGGCGCCGCTCGAAGCACGGCACACCCACGAGGAGTTCTCCTACACGCCGCTGCAGGACACGATGGCGAACACCCTCTTCGATGGGAACTGGGGGATCCTGGAGGCGATCCGCGACGGCGATACGAAACGGGTCGCCGCCATCATCGCCTGGACGCTTTCGGCCGTAAAAGGGTTCGGCGTCAAACTCACGAACCCCGGCGGCACCGAGGCCTGGCAGTGGGGCAAGAACGTCACCTGCATCCGCGACCCGGTGCCCTACTTCGAGGTGACGCCGGCCGAGATCATCCGGTCGGTCGTGGAGGCGAACGAACTCCTGCACCTCCCGCACTCGGTGCACCTCCACTGCAATAACCTCGGCACCCCGGGGAACTACACCTGCACGCTCGGGTCGTTCGGCCTCATCCCCGACCTGAACAAAAAGAGGCAGACACTGTATGCGACCCATGTTCAGTTCCACGCCTACGGCGGTTCGGGGTGGAAGGATTTCTGCTCGAAGAGCGAGCCGATTGCGAACTTCGTCAACATGCGCCCCCAGATCGTCATGGATATGGGGCAGGTGATGTTCGGCCGGACGACGACGATGACCGCCGACGGGCCGATGGAGTTCAACCTCTACCGCCTCCATCACGACAAGTGGAGCAACCACGACGTGGAACTCGAGACCGGTTCGGGGATCATCCCGGTCGTCTACCGGCGCAAGAACCTGGTCAACTCGATCATGTGGGCGATAGGCCTCGAACTCGCCCTCCTCACGAAGAGTCCCTGGCAGTGCCTGCTCACGACGGACAACCCGAACGGTGCGCCGTTCGTCAAGTACCCGGAGATCATCGCTCTCCTGATGAGCAAGCGGTACCGCGACGCCGAGTTCGCGACGATTCACCCCGATACGGGGTCCCGGGTGCCCCTCCCGGCGATCGAGCGCGAACTCGACTGGCACGAGATCGCGGTGATGACCCGGGCCGGTGCGGCGCGGGCGCTCGGGATCCAGGATCTCGGGAAAGGACATCTCGCTCCGGGTGCCGATGCGGACGTCGCCATCTACCCCCTCAAGATCGACGAGGTCGACCCGTCGGCTGAGTACCAGAGGGTGATCGACGGGTTCAGCCGGACCGAATATACGATCAAGCGGGGCCGGGTCGTCGCCCGGCGGGGCGAGTGCCTGGTCGACGGGAGCAACGCCACGTTCTGGGTCGCGCCGAAGGTCTCGGAGGCATACGATATGGGGAAAGATCCCGACTTCATCGAGAAGTTCGACCGCTACTACACCGTCCGTATGAGGAACTACCCGGTGCAGGATGAGTACCTGACCCGGAGCCGGTGCATCGAGACGGAGGCCGACCTATGA
- a CDS encoding formylmethanofuran dehydrogenase subunit C, with product MKVTLAMKPAATGFIPIEAESIVPKNFLSGTDLSVWRGNRELRLDELFSVSVEGSADCSEDVEVVLSGDTFRLKRVGEYMDGGKITVLGGIGMHCGNFMSGGTIEIHGNADGWLGREMAGGTIICRGDAADYCASGYRGGRKGMKGGAVEVFGRAGDFLAESIAGGTVIVHGDAGDMTGAEMRGGTLVVHGNCSRPAANMKGGSCYVYGTARGMIPTFRKIGTVQHDGRTLIQFAGDLANRGKGNLFVKDYEYLD from the coding sequence ATGAAGGTCACGCTCGCGATGAAACCAGCGGCGACGGGTTTCATCCCCATCGAGGCGGAGTCGATCGTCCCGAAGAACTTCCTCTCCGGCACCGACCTCTCGGTCTGGCGGGGGAATCGGGAGCTTCGGCTCGACGAGCTCTTCTCGGTCTCGGTGGAGGGGAGCGCCGACTGCTCAGAGGATGTCGAGGTCGTCCTCTCGGGGGACACGTTCCGGTTAAAAAGGGTCGGCGAGTACATGGACGGAGGGAAGATCACCGTCCTCGGCGGTATCGGGATGCACTGCGGCAACTTCATGAGCGGCGGGACGATCGAGATCCACGGGAACGCCGACGGCTGGCTCGGCCGGGAGATGGCGGGAGGGACCATCATCTGCCGGGGCGACGCCGCCGACTACTGCGCCTCGGGATACCGCGGCGGCCGGAAGGGGATGAAGGGAGGCGCCGTGGAGGTCTTCGGCCGTGCCGGGGATTTCCTCGCGGAGAGCATCGCCGGCGGCACGGTGATCGTGCACGGCGATGCCGGGGATATGACCGGGGCGGAGATGCGCGGCGGTACGCTCGTCGTCCACGGGAACTGCAGCCGCCCGGCCGCGAACATGAAGGGCGGCTCCTGCTACGTCTACGGCACCGCGCGGGGGATGATCCCCACCTTCAGGAAGATCGGGACGGTACAGCACGACGGGCGTACGCTTATCCAGTTTGCCGGCGATCTTGCGAACCGCGGAAAAGGAAACCTTTTTGTGAAGGACTACGAATATCTGGACTGA
- a CDS encoding DNA helicase PriA, whose translation MVRHECGFEAPIHCKRCGRPLENNERTGLYCPHCGRRVSMLCPGCGRLW comes from the coding sequence ATGGTCAGGCACGAGTGTGGGTTCGAGGCCCCGATCCACTGCAAGCGGTGCGGGAGGCCGCTGGAGAACAACGAGCGCACGGGCCTTTACTGCCCGCACTGCGGAAGAAGAGTGAGTATGCTCTGCCCGGGCTGCGGGCGTCTCTGGTGA
- a CDS encoding DUF1922 domain-containing protein, translating to MYLVIRCPGCKTFNYVDRYQRWRLCPMCGEVINVQRVPVYLDADDFQDAERVVEQLESYLHQTGKKDLTEQDIRQLRAQYARWVKNRV from the coding sequence ATGTATCTCGTCATCCGCTGTCCGGGCTGCAAGACCTTCAACTATGTCGACCGTTATCAGCGCTGGAGGCTCTGCCCGATGTGCGGCGAGGTGATCAACGTCCAGCGGGTGCCGGTCTACCTGGACGCCGACGACTTCCAGGACGCGGAACGGGTGGTGGAGCAGCTCGAGTCCTACCTGCACCAGACCGGGAAAAAAGACCTGACGGAACAGGACATCCGCCAGCTCAGGGCACAGTATGCCCGGTGGGTGAAGAACCGGGTCTGA
- a CDS encoding FAD-dependent oxidoreductase encodes MEHWPDVYDLPGRHGSFWMETTAAETPHPPLPGNLETDVAVVGGGIVGITAAVLLKRAGYAVTLIEGDRIARGVTGHTTAKVTALHRLIYKDLIDRFGGRLAQQYAEANQAAIEAIASLVREHTIACDFIRKPAYTYAESEVERKKVEAEADAARSLGLPAAFVEEIPLPARSYGAVVMENQAQFHPVKYLLHLASLIPGDGSRIYEKTRALEVQDGGGRCTVRTTSGTVTAESVVLATHYPFYDAPGFYFARMEPSRSYALGVRIDEPFPDGLFINADGPVHSWRSQPAGDGELVIVGGMEHRTGEGVDTRRHYRDLEAYARSVYPVTSVDYRWSAQDYITIDGVPYIGRLADGHENVYIATGFRKWGMTNGTAAATIITDMIRGRENPWAEVYAPNRFKPAASAWRFLAHNIEVAEKYIGGAISRPAGDLADVAPGEGRVLMIEGKKAGVFRDEKGRVHAVNPTCTHLGCVAAWNSAEETWDCPCHGSRYDADGRVIHGPAVRDLKPRRG; translated from the coding sequence ATGGAGCATTGGCCGGATGTATATGATCTGCCGGGCAGGCACGGATCGTTCTGGATGGAGACTACCGCGGCGGAGACGCCGCATCCTCCGCTGCCGGGGAACCTGGAGACCGACGTGGCGGTCGTGGGCGGGGGTATCGTCGGGATCACCGCCGCCGTCCTGCTCAAACGGGCCGGTTATGCGGTCACCCTGATCGAGGGGGACCGGATCGCCCGGGGGGTGACCGGGCACACGACGGCGAAGGTCACGGCGCTCCACCGGTTGATCTACAAGGATCTCATCGACCGGTTCGGGGGCAGGCTGGCGCAACAGTACGCCGAAGCAAACCAGGCGGCGATCGAGGCGATAGCATCGCTCGTCCGGGAGCATACTATCGCCTGCGACTTCATCCGGAAACCGGCCTACACCTACGCGGAGTCGGAAGTGGAGCGGAAGAAGGTCGAGGCCGAGGCGGATGCGGCACGGAGTCTCGGGCTTCCTGCGGCGTTCGTCGAGGAGATCCCGCTCCCCGCCCGGAGTTACGGCGCGGTGGTCATGGAGAACCAGGCGCAGTTCCACCCAGTGAAGTACCTCCTCCACCTGGCGTCGCTGATCCCCGGCGACGGGAGCCGGATCTACGAGAAGACCCGGGCGCTCGAGGTGCAGGACGGGGGAGGCCGCTGCACGGTCAGGACGACGTCGGGAACCGTCACGGCAGAGAGCGTGGTTCTCGCGACCCACTACCCCTTCTACGATGCGCCCGGGTTCTACTTCGCCCGGATGGAGCCGTCGCGGTCTTACGCGCTCGGTGTCCGGATCGACGAGCCGTTCCCGGACGGGCTCTTCATCAACGCCGATGGCCCCGTCCACTCCTGGCGATCGCAGCCTGCCGGCGACGGTGAACTCGTCATCGTCGGCGGCATGGAGCACCGGACCGGCGAGGGCGTGGACACGCGGAGGCACTACCGCGACCTCGAGGCCTACGCCCGGTCGGTCTACCCGGTAACGTCCGTCGACTACCGGTGGTCGGCGCAGGACTACATCACCATCGACGGCGTCCCCTACATCGGCAGGCTCGCCGACGGCCACGAGAACGTCTACATCGCGACCGGATTCCGGAAGTGGGGGATGACCAACGGCACCGCGGCTGCAACGATCATCACCGACATGATCCGGGGGCGCGAGAACCCCTGGGCGGAAGTCTACGCCCCCAACCGGTTCAAACCGGCGGCATCCGCCTGGCGGTTCCTCGCGCACAACATCGAGGTCGCCGAGAAGTACATCGGCGGCGCGATATCCCGGCCGGCCGGGGACCTCGCGGACGTCGCACCCGGCGAGGGAAGGGTCCTGATGATCGAGGGGAAGAAGGCCGGCGTCTTCCGGGACGAGAAAGGGCGGGTTCACGCGGTCAACCCAACCTGCACCCACCTCGGGTGCGTCGCCGCGTGGAACAGCGCCGAGGAGACCTGGGACTGCCCCTGCCACGGCTCCCGCTACGATGCCGACGGAAGGGTGATCCACGGGCCGGCGGTGAGGGATCTCAAGCCGCGGAGAGGGTGA